CAAACAGGTCGGCGACCAGCCCGGAGTCGCGGTCGAGCGCCAGCGTGAGCTGCGTGAGGTCGTTGCTTCCGATGGAGAAGCCGTCGAAGTGTTCCAGGAACTGGTCGGCGAGGATCGCGTTGCTGGGGATCTCGCACATCATGATGATCTTCAGGCCCCCATCTCCATCGACCGCACCGTCGCCGCGCCTGAGGCCGTTCCGGCCCAGGATCTCGATGATCTGCGCGGCCTCGCCGACGGTGCGGACGAAGGGAATCATGACCTGCACGTTCGTGAGGCCCATGTCGCTCCGCACGAATCGGATGGCCTCGCATTCCAGGGCGAAGGCGGCGGCGAAGTCCGGACTGCGGTAGCGGCTGGCCCCGCGGAAGCCGATCATGGGGTTTTCCTCGGTGGGCTCGTAGGCGCGCCCGCCGATCAGGTGGGCGTACTCGTTGCTCTTGAAGTCGCTCAGGCGGACGATCACGGGCTTGGGCGCGAAGGCGGCGGCGATGCTGGACACGCCCTCGGCGAGCTTCTGGCGGAAGAACTCGCGGGGGCTGGCGTACCCGGCCGTTTTCACGTCGATCTGGGCCTTCACGTCCTCAGGAACGTCCGGGTAGTCGAGCAGGGCGCGCGGGTGGATGCCGATCACGTTCGAGCAGATGAATTCCACGCGGGCGAGGCCCACGCCCTCGTTCGGCAGGGCCGCGAAGCTGAACGCCCGGTCGGGCGAGGCGACGTTCATCATGATCTTCAGGCCGATCTCGGGCATGGCGTCCAGTTCCACGCGGTTCACGCGGAAGGCGAGCCGGCCCTCGTACACGGAGCCGGTATCGCCCTCGGCGCAGGAGACCGTCACCTCCTGCCCGCTGCGGAGGTCGCGGGTGGCGGTGCCGCTGCCGACCACGGCGGGAATGCCCAGTTCGCGGGCGATGATCGCGGCGTGGCAGGTGCGTCCACCCCGGTTGGTCACGATGGCCGAGGCGCGTTTCATGACGGGTTCCCAGTCAGGATCGGTCATGTCGGCGACCAGCACGTCGCCGTCCTGCACGCTGTCCATCTGCGAGATGTCCTTCACCACGCGCACCGTGCCCGCCCCGATCCGGTTGCCCACGGCGCGGCCCTCGATCAGCACCGGGCCCTGGCCGGTCAGCTCGAAGCGTTCCATAACCTTCCCGGTGCGGCTCTGCACGGTTTCCGGGCGGGCCTGGAGGATGTAGATCAGGCCGTCCCGGCCGTCCTTGCCCCACTCGATGTCCATGGGGCGGCCATAATGCTCCTCGATCGTCACGCACTGCCGCGCGAGTTCCGTCAGGTTGCCGTCCGAGAGACTGAACGTGGCCCGCTCGGATTCCGGCACCGCCAGCGTCTGCACCCCACCGCCATCGGCATACGTCATCTTCTTCGCCTTGCTGCCCAGCGTGCGGCGCAGGATGGCCTGCTTCCCCGCCTTCAGGGCAGGTTTGTACACGAAGAACTCGTCCGGATTGATGGCGCCCTGCACCACCAGTTCGCCCAGGCCGTACGCGGCGGTGACCAGTACGGCGTCCCGGTAGCCGCTCTCGGTGTCGAGGGTGAAGGCCACGCCGCTGGCCCCCAGGTCGGTGCGGACCATGCGCTGCACGCCCGCCGAGAGGGCCACGTCCGCATGCGCAAAATTGTGGTGGACGCGGTAGGCGATGGCGCGGTCGTTGTACAGGCTGGCGAACACCAGCCGGACATGGTGCAGCACGGACTCGATGCCGCGCACGTTCAGGTAGGTTTCCTGCTGCCCCGCGAAACTCGCCTCGGGCAGATCCTCGGCGGTCGCGCTGGATCGCACGGCCACGTCCGGGTCGGGCACGCCGGAGTCCAGTGCCAGGGCAGCGTAGGCCTCGCGGATCGCGTGTTCCAGGGCGGCGGGCAGCGACGCGTTCTCGACCCAGCCGCGAATCTCACGTCCGGCGGCGACCAGCGCCGTCACGTCGTTCACATCCAGCGCCGTGAGCGCCGCGCCGATCTTCTCCTCGATCCTGTTCTCGCTCAGGAACAGCCGGAAGGCGTCGGCCGTCGTGGCGAATCCGCCGGGCACGCGCACGCCCGCCCCCGCGAGGCCCTGGATCATTTCGCCGATCGAGGCGTTCTTGCCACCCACGATCTCCACGTCGGTCATCCTTAGTGTACCCAGCACGCGAATCATATCCATTGGCTTTCTCCGGTGTGACGAGGCTTTTCGGGTAGGTGGCGGAGGGGATTAGTGTGTCGAACTCCCGTCAGCTTACCGGCAAAGCGCCCCGCTGTCCGTCACCCGCTGGGGGACTCGACCGGGTTCCGACTATCTGGGTCACTCGACCGTGAAATCCGGCCCGGGCCATGCCACTGTGGCCCATGCCGGAGCCACGCACCGTCCTGATCGTCAGCGACCACACGGGCCTCACCGCCGAGAGCATTGCCCGCGCCCTGCTCACGCACTTTCCGCAGGTGCCCCTCAAGTACCTGCGCCGCCCATTCACAGCCAACGTGACCGCCGCGCAGAGCGTGGCCCGCGAGGTCAGCGCCCTCGCCGCGCGGGGCGAGCGGCCCATCGTCTTCACGACCGTCACCCAGGCGGACGTCATGCGGGAACTCCAGGCCGCACCTGCCGCCGTCTTCGACCTGCTCGGCCCCGGCCTGGACGCGCTGGAGCAGGAGTTGACCGTGCCGGCTGTCCGGCAGGTGGGCGGCCACCACGACATGCACGACCCGCAGGACTACCTGAACCGTATGGACGCCTTGGACTTCGCCCTCGCCACGGACGACGGCCTGGGCGACCGGCAGTACGGCCTGGCGGACGTGATCCTGGTCGGCGTTTCGCGCGCCGGCAAGACCCCCACGAGCCTGTTCCTGGCCCTTCAGCACGGCGTCCGCGCCAGCAACTATCCGCTGGCCGAGGACGACTTCGAGCGCGACAGTCTGCCCATCCCGCTGGAGGCCCACCGCGCGAAACTGCACGGCCTGACCATCGATCCGCGGCGGCTGCACGCCATCCGCACGCAGCGCAAGGCGGGGAGCCGGTACGCCAGCCTGGAACAGTGCGAGTTCGAGGTTCGGCGCGCCGAGCAGCTCTTCCAGCGGGCCGGACTCCCGGTGCGCGATACGACCTCCGCCAGCGTGGAAGAGATCGCCGCCGGGATCCTGACCACGCTGCGCCGGGGATAGGCTGCGCCATGGCCGCCGACCTGCTGGACACCCTGCTCGACTCGTGGGATCGCACCAACCGCATCATCGTGAACCTGCTGCGGGCCCTGCCGCCCGGCGGTCTGGAAGCCCGCGCCCTGCCCGGACATCCCACCGTCGCGCAGATGCTCACGCACGTCGCGTACGTGCGGCTGGCGCTGGTCGAGGAGAATGCCCCGGAGGCCGCCCGTCCGATTCCTGAGGAGGAATGGCGCGCGGAGACTGACCCTGACCGGATTGCCCTGGAGCTGACCGGGAGTGCGGCGGCCGTGCGGGACGCCGTGCGCGGCCGGATAGTGCAGGGACGGATGCTGGACGACCGCTACGATCACCCGCTCCTGCTCCTCCAGCATCTGATCTGGCACGAGGGCTACCACCACGGCCAGATCAAACTTGCCCTCCAGGCCGCCGGAATCCCCATCGCGGACGAGGCGGTTGGCCCCCTGACCTGGGGCGTGTGGATGCGCCGGAGCTGATAAGAGGATGGGGCGGGTCTGGGAGCGCGTTCCAGACCCGCCCCATCGCCTCTATCAGAGGTTCTTGGGGCCCTGCACCCGCTCAGCGCCGCGTGCGGTAGCGGCGGATCAGGGTATTCGTGCTGCTGTCGTGCTTCAGCTCGGGCTCCTGCGCCGCGTGCAGTTCGGGCACGATCTTCCCGGCCAGCACCTTGCCCAGTTCGACGCCCCACTGGTCGAAGGAATTGATGTTCCACACGGCCCCCTGTACGAAGACCTTGTGCTCGTACAGGGCGATCAGGGCACCCAGGATGCGCGGCGTCAGGCGGTCGGCGAGGATGGTGTTGGTGGGGCGGTTGCCTTCGAACACGCGGTGAGGCGCCAGGTCCGGCGTGACACCCTCGTCCAGCACCTGCTCCAGCGTCTTGCCGAAGGCCATCGCCTCGGTCTGGGCAAACACGTTGGCCATCAGCAGGTCGTGGTGCGGCGCTTCATCGCCGAGTGGCAGCGGGTTGAGGGTCTGACAGAACCCTATGAAATCGCAGGGAATCAGCTTGGTGCCCTGGTGGATCAGCTGGTAGAAGGCGTGCTGCCCGTTCGTGCCCGGCTGCCCCCAGATGACCGGGCCCGTCTGATAATCCACGTGCTGGCCGTCCAGGGTAATGTGCTTGCCGTTGCTCTCCATGTCCAGCTGTTGCAGGTACGCCGGGAAGTACGCGAGGTACTGGTCGTAGGGCAGCACGGCGTGGCTCTGAGCATCGTGAAAGTTGTTGTACCAGATGCCCAGCATGCCCAGCAGCACCGGCAGGTTGCTCTCCAGCGGCGCGGTGCGGAAGTGCTCGTCCATATCGTGAAAGCCCGCAAGCAGCTCCCGGAAGCCGTCTGGGCCGACCGCCAGCATCAGGCTCAGGCCGATGGCGCTGTCCATGGAGTAGCGTCCCCCCACCCAGTCCCAGAAGCCGAACATGTTCGCCGGATCGATCCCGAATGTCTGCACGGCCTCCGCATTGGTCGAGACGGCCACGAAATGCCGGGCCACGGCGGCGTCGTCTTTCAGCGCTGCGAGCAGCCACGTGCGGGCGCTCCGGGCATTCGCCATCGTCTCCTGCGTGGTGAAGGTCTTGGAACTCACGATCACCAGCGTCTCGGCCGGGTCGAGGTCGCGGGTCTTCTCGACGAGGTCCGTGCCGTCCACGTTCGAGACGAAGCGCAGGGTCAGGTTCCGCTGCGCGTAGTGCTTCAGCGCCTCGGCGGCCATGACCGGCCCCAGGTCGCTGCCGCCGATTCCGATGTTCACGATGTTCTTCAGGGGCTTGCCGGTATAACCCAGCCACGTGCCGCTCCGCACCTGATCCGCGAAGGCCGCCATCCGATCCAGGACGTCATGAACGTCCGGTACCACGTTGCGGCCGTCCACCATCACCGTGGCGTCCCTGGGCGCCCGCAGGGCGGTGTGCAGTACGGCGCGGCCCTCGGTGACATTGATCTTCTCGCCCGCGAACATCGCGTCACGCTTCTGCGGCACGTGGGTTTCGCGCGCCAGGTCGAGCAGGAGCTTCATCGTTTCGTCCGTCACACGGTTCTTGCTGTAGTCCAGGTAAAGGCCCGCACCCTCGGCGCTCAGGCGTTCTCCCCGGGTGGCGTCGGCTCCAAACAGGGTGCGTAGAGTCATGTTTTTGCTGTCCTGAGCGTGTTTTTCCAGGGATTGCCAGGCAGTGGTCTTGGTGAGCGTTGCCGTCATGTGTGAACCTCCTGAGGAGCCCGGCCCGGTGGCCTACCCCCGAACGATGCCACGATACCCCCCCGCCCGGAGGGCCGGAATTAATTGTCCACGCGGTGAGAGGGACGTGTGAACGCGCCCCGTAACCTGCCTCATGCAAAGGAACCGACCACTCACTCCATGGGAATCGCGGGGCACCCCGGCCAGTGCGCTCCCCCACCGTCGCCCCGGTCAGCCTGCTCCCCAGCGCAGTGGCTACACGCCACAGACCCTGACCTCCGCCTTGATCGCCGAGGAA
The Deinococcus sp. KSM4-11 DNA segment above includes these coding regions:
- the ppsA gene encoding phosphoenolpyruvate synthase, with product MDMIRVLGTLRMTDVEIVGGKNASIGEMIQGLAGAGVRVPGGFATTADAFRLFLSENRIEEKIGAALTALDVNDVTALVAAGREIRGWVENASLPAALEHAIREAYAALALDSGVPDPDVAVRSSATAEDLPEASFAGQQETYLNVRGIESVLHHVRLVFASLYNDRAIAYRVHHNFAHADVALSAGVQRMVRTDLGASGVAFTLDTESGYRDAVLVTAAYGLGELVVQGAINPDEFFVYKPALKAGKQAILRRTLGSKAKKMTYADGGGVQTLAVPESERATFSLSDGNLTELARQCVTIEEHYGRPMDIEWGKDGRDGLIYILQARPETVQSRTGKVMERFELTGQGPVLIEGRAVGNRIGAGTVRVVKDISQMDSVQDGDVLVADMTDPDWEPVMKRASAIVTNRGGRTCHAAIIARELGIPAVVGSGTATRDLRSGQEVTVSCAEGDTGSVYEGRLAFRVNRVELDAMPEIGLKIMMNVASPDRAFSFAALPNEGVGLARVEFICSNVIGIHPRALLDYPDVPEDVKAQIDVKTAGYASPREFFRQKLAEGVSSIAAAFAPKPVIVRLSDFKSNEYAHLIGGRAYEPTEENPMIGFRGASRYRSPDFAAAFALECEAIRFVRSDMGLTNVQVMIPFVRTVGEAAQIIEILGRNGLRRGDGAVDGDGGLKIIMMCEIPSNAILADQFLEHFDGFSIGSNDLTQLTLALDRDSGLVADLFDEQNEAVLTLMAQAIAAAKRAGKYVGICGQGPSDHPALARWLMEQGIDSVSLNPDSVMSTWLHLAGEGAEKQATVAG
- a CDS encoding pyruvate, water dikinase regulatory protein — translated: MPEPRTVLIVSDHTGLTAESIARALLTHFPQVPLKYLRRPFTANVTAAQSVAREVSALAARGERPIVFTTVTQADVMRELQAAPAAVFDLLGPGLDALEQELTVPAVRQVGGHHDMHDPQDYLNRMDALDFALATDDGLGDRQYGLADVILVGVSRAGKTPTSLFLALQHGVRASNYPLAEDDFERDSLPIPLEAHRAKLHGLTIDPRRLHAIRTQRKAGSRYASLEQCEFEVRRAEQLFQRAGLPVRDTTSASVEEIAAGILTTLRRG
- a CDS encoding DinB family protein; its protein translation is MAADLLDTLLDSWDRTNRIIVNLLRALPPGGLEARALPGHPTVAQMLTHVAYVRLALVEENAPEAARPIPEEEWRAETDPDRIALELTGSAAAVRDAVRGRIVQGRMLDDRYDHPLLLLQHLIWHEGYHHGQIKLALQAAGIPIADEAVGPLTWGVWMRRS
- the pgi gene encoding glucose-6-phosphate isomerase; protein product: MTATLTKTTAWQSLEKHAQDSKNMTLRTLFGADATRGERLSAEGAGLYLDYSKNRVTDETMKLLLDLARETHVPQKRDAMFAGEKINVTEGRAVLHTALRAPRDATVMVDGRNVVPDVHDVLDRMAAFADQVRSGTWLGYTGKPLKNIVNIGIGGSDLGPVMAAEALKHYAQRNLTLRFVSNVDGTDLVEKTRDLDPAETLVIVSSKTFTTQETMANARSARTWLLAALKDDAAVARHFVAVSTNAEAVQTFGIDPANMFGFWDWVGGRYSMDSAIGLSLMLAVGPDGFRELLAGFHDMDEHFRTAPLESNLPVLLGMLGIWYNNFHDAQSHAVLPYDQYLAYFPAYLQQLDMESNGKHITLDGQHVDYQTGPVIWGQPGTNGQHAFYQLIHQGTKLIPCDFIGFCQTLNPLPLGDEAPHHDLLMANVFAQTEAMAFGKTLEQVLDEGVTPDLAPHRVFEGNRPTNTILADRLTPRILGALIALYEHKVFVQGAVWNINSFDQWGVELGKVLAGKIVPELHAAQEPELKHDSSTNTLIRRYRTRR